A stretch of the Archangium violaceum genome encodes the following:
- a CDS encoding catalase: MDTNDTQSLRINERSKDEALAKDRSDPTGQRMTTDQGIGIEHTDDSLRVGTRGPTLLEDFHFREKLTRFDHERIPERVVHARGSAAHGYFQVYESQAEYTKARFLQDPSVKTPVFVRFSTVAGSRGSADTVRDVRGFAVKFYTEEGNFDLVGNNIPVFFIQDGIKFPDVVHAVKPEPHHEMPQAASAHDSFWDFVSLVPETAHMIMWVMSDRALPRSYRMMEGFGVHTFRLVNAKGVSRFVKFHWKPLLGVHSLVWEESQKLAGKDPDYHRRDLWEAIEAGDYPEYELGVQIIEESDVEKLGIELLDPTKIVPEELVPVRRIGKLTLNRNPTNFFAETEQVAFCVANVVPGIDFTDDPLMQARLFSYLDTQLSRLGGPNFAEIPINRPLAPVHNHQQDGIKRHTIDVGRANYHPNSLSGGCPMLSAASNGGFTHFPAKVTGEKTRARSESFSDHFSQAGLFFRSMSKPEKEHIIAALLFELGKVERKEIRQRVVERILARIDGELAIPVAEGLGLPAPKLSVVKGNIEKSPALSIENTRKSSIKTRRIAALVAEGVEVSEVEAARAALEKEGAKLLVIAKHLGTVKGAGGKVEVDKSALTTASLEYDAVFIPGGSASVAVLKKDGDALHFVQEAYRHCKAIAATKEGAELLEACGISASAPGIVVNQEGAGSNAFAATFVSAIAQHRHWDRADRHTIPA; encoded by the coding sequence GTGGACACGAACGACACGCAATCGTTGCGCATCAATGAGCGGAGCAAGGACGAGGCCCTCGCGAAGGACCGCTCGGACCCCACGGGCCAGCGGATGACGACGGACCAGGGCATCGGCATCGAGCACACCGATGATTCGCTTCGCGTGGGGACCCGAGGGCCCACGCTGCTGGAGGACTTCCACTTCCGAGAGAAGCTGACGCGCTTCGATCACGAGCGGATTCCCGAGCGGGTCGTCCACGCGCGCGGGTCGGCCGCTCACGGCTACTTCCAGGTGTACGAATCGCAGGCCGAGTACACGAAGGCCCGCTTCCTCCAGGATCCCTCGGTGAAGACGCCCGTCTTCGTGCGCTTCTCCACCGTGGCGGGCTCGCGCGGGTCCGCGGATACGGTGCGGGACGTGCGCGGCTTCGCCGTCAAGTTCTACACGGAGGAGGGCAACTTCGACCTGGTGGGCAACAACATCCCCGTCTTCTTCATCCAGGACGGCATCAAGTTCCCGGATGTGGTGCACGCGGTGAAGCCCGAGCCGCACCACGAGATGCCCCAGGCCGCCTCCGCGCATGACTCCTTCTGGGACTTCGTCTCGCTCGTCCCCGAGACGGCGCACATGATCATGTGGGTCATGTCCGACCGGGCGCTGCCGCGAAGCTACCGCATGATGGAGGGCTTCGGCGTGCACACCTTCCGGCTGGTGAACGCGAAGGGCGTGTCGCGCTTCGTCAAGTTCCACTGGAAGCCGCTGCTCGGCGTGCACTCGCTCGTCTGGGAGGAGTCCCAGAAGCTCGCCGGCAAGGATCCCGACTACCACCGGCGCGACCTCTGGGAGGCCATCGAGGCGGGTGACTACCCCGAGTACGAGCTCGGGGTGCAGATCATCGAGGAGTCGGACGTGGAGAAGCTGGGGATCGAGCTGTTGGATCCCACGAAGATCGTCCCGGAGGAGCTGGTTCCGGTCCGCCGCATCGGCAAGCTCACCCTCAACCGCAACCCGACGAACTTCTTCGCCGAGACGGAGCAGGTCGCGTTCTGCGTCGCGAACGTGGTGCCGGGGATCGACTTCACCGATGACCCGCTGATGCAGGCCCGCCTCTTCTCGTACCTGGACACGCAGCTCTCGCGGCTCGGCGGACCGAACTTCGCGGAGATCCCCATCAACCGTCCGCTGGCACCGGTGCACAACCACCAGCAGGACGGCATCAAGCGGCATACGATCGACGTCGGCAGGGCCAACTACCACCCGAACTCGCTCAGCGGGGGCTGCCCGATGCTCTCCGCCGCCAGCAACGGCGGCTTCACCCACTTCCCGGCGAAGGTGACCGGAGAGAAGACGCGCGCCCGGAGCGAGTCCTTCTCGGACCACTTCAGCCAGGCCGGGCTGTTCTTCCGGAGCATGTCGAAGCCCGAGAAGGAGCACATCATCGCCGCCCTGCTCTTCGAGCTGGGGAAGGTGGAACGGAAGGAGATCCGCCAGCGCGTCGTGGAGCGGATCCTGGCGAGGATCGACGGGGAGCTCGCGATACCGGTGGCCGAGGGACTCGGACTGCCGGCGCCCAAGCTGTCCGTGGTGAAGGGCAACATCGAGAAGTCACCGGCCCTCAGCATCGAGAACACGAGGAAGAGCTCCATCAAGACGCGGCGCATCGCGGCGCTCGTGGCGGAGGGGGTCGAGGTCTCCGAGGTCGAGGCCGCGCGGGCCGCGCTCGAGAAGGAGGGGGCGAAGCTGCTGGTCATCGCCAAGCACCTCGGCACGGTGAAGGGCGCGGGTGGGAAGGTGGAGGTCGACAAGAGCGCGCTCACGACGGCCTCGCTCGAATACGACGCCGTCTTCATTCCGGGTGGCTCCGCGAGCGTGGCGGTGCTGAAGAAAGACGGAGACGCGCTGCACTTCGTCCAGGAGGCGTACCGTCACTGCAAGGCCATCGCCGCGACGAAGGAGGGCGCCGAGCTCCTGGAGGCCTGCGGGATCTCCGCCTCCGCGCCGGGCATCGTGGTGAACCAGGAGGGGGCGGGGAGCAACGCCTTCGCCGCCACGTTCGTCTCGGCCATCGCGCAGCACCGGCATTGGGACCGCGCCGACAGGCACACCATCCCGGCCTGA
- a CDS encoding gamma-glutamylcyclotransferase, with protein MWIFGYGSLIFRPSFPYEERRGAWLRDWGRRFWQGSTDHRGVPEAPGRVVTLVPESGARCWGVAYRIATERVDEVLAHLDFREQGGYERLLVKLETREPPQMEALVYVAGPTNPHYLGPATLEEIAAVVRSAHGPSGSNRDYVHRLAEALAQAGEYDAHVTELALLL; from the coding sequence ATGTGGATCTTCGGCTATGGCTCACTCATCTTCCGTCCCTCCTTTCCGTACGAGGAGCGCCGTGGGGCGTGGCTGAGGGACTGGGGGCGGCGCTTCTGGCAGGGCTCGACGGATCACCGGGGCGTGCCGGAGGCGCCCGGGCGGGTGGTGACGCTGGTGCCCGAGTCCGGCGCGCGCTGCTGGGGCGTGGCGTACCGGATCGCCACCGAGCGCGTGGACGAGGTGCTGGCCCACCTGGATTTCCGTGAGCAGGGTGGGTACGAGCGCCTCCTGGTGAAGCTGGAGACGCGCGAGCCCCCGCAGATGGAGGCCCTGGTCTACGTGGCCGGCCCGACCAACCCCCACTACCTGGGACCCGCGACGCTGGAGGAGATCGCGGCGGTGGTGCGCTCCGCCCACGGCCCCAGCGGTTCGAACCGCGACTACGTGCATCGGCTGGCGGAGGCACTGGCCCAGGCCGGCGAGTACGACGCGCATGTGACGGAGCTGGCGCTGCTGCTGTAG
- a CDS encoding alpha/beta fold hydrolase has protein sequence MVGDALYRQLAPIADDVVGHIIPECGHAIPEERPDALLRHLSDFLG, from the coding sequence GTGGTCGGCGATGCCTTGTATCGCCAGTTGGCGCCAATCGCCGACGACGTCGTCGGACACATCATTCCCGAATGCGGCCACGCCATTCCGGAGGAACGCCCGGATGCGCTCCTGCGCCACCTGTCCGACTTTCTTGGCTGA
- a CDS encoding alpha/beta fold hydrolase, producing MAERMIVSGEVELWSEDLGDPRDPTLLLIMGANASGVSWPEEFIALLVAGGHHVIRYDHRDTGRSTCRDFTRHPYSLIDLARDAVSVLDGHGVQRAHVVGLSMGGTLGQVLALDHRERLHTLTVMLTAALGVDFVGNMERAFKGQPTLDGLPTPDPRVLAVLARRAEPVRDRASELDRRVTEWRALSGDKIPFDVDEFRRYEERVIAHAGSLVQPSAHALATPVPLARGAELRGITTPTLVIQGGQDPLNPPPHGRHLAQSIPGARLVELPDMGHALPSAIHRPLADAILDHTHRSA from the coding sequence ATGGCCGAACGGATGATTGTCTCGGGTGAAGTGGAACTGTGGAGCGAAGACCTCGGGGATCCTCGCGACCCCACGCTGTTGCTCATCATGGGGGCCAATGCCTCGGGCGTCTCCTGGCCGGAGGAATTCATCGCGCTGCTTGTGGCCGGCGGTCACCACGTCATCCGCTATGACCACCGCGACACGGGCCGCTCGACGTGCCGGGACTTCACCCGACACCCCTACTCCCTCATCGATCTCGCCCGGGACGCCGTCTCCGTGCTCGACGGCCATGGCGTGCAACGCGCCCACGTCGTGGGGCTGTCCATGGGAGGCACGCTCGGCCAGGTGCTCGCGCTCGACCACCGCGAGCGCCTGCACACGCTGACCGTGATGCTCACCGCCGCGCTGGGCGTGGACTTCGTGGGCAATATGGAGAGGGCCTTCAAGGGACAGCCCACGCTCGATGGGCTGCCCACGCCCGACCCGCGCGTCCTCGCCGTGCTGGCCCGGCGCGCCGAGCCCGTCCGGGACCGGGCCTCCGAGCTGGACCGGCGTGTGACGGAGTGGCGGGCGCTCTCCGGCGACAAGATCCCCTTCGACGTGGACGAGTTCCGGCGCTACGAGGAGCGGGTCATCGCTCATGCGGGGAGCCTCGTCCAGCCGAGTGCTCATGCCCTGGCCACGCCGGTGCCCCTGGCACGCGGCGCCGAGCTGCGTGGCATCACCACGCCCACGCTCGTCATCCAAGGGGGGCAGGATCCGCTCAACCCCCCTCCCCACGGCCGGCACCTCGCCCAATCCATCCCCGGTGCCCGGCTGGTGGAGCTCCCCGACATGGGGCATGCGCTTCCCAGCGCCATCCATCGGCCCCTCGCCGATGCCATTCTCGACCACACCCACCGTTCCGCGTGA